The region ACGCCTCGCTGGTGGATTTTAGCGGTCAGACGCAGCGAAACGGCTGGTCGGCGCGGGATATGGCGCGCCTGATGCTGGCCTTACGCCTCGTCAGCGAATGGGCGCCGCAATACCAGGAGTATCTGGATAAAATCGTTCTGCGCTGGAACTTCTGCCCGGTTATCGATCCCCACGGCGAACTCTGGTCCTCCTCCATTGAGAATGGCAAACCGGTGATCCGCGAGGAGCTGCGGCTCGGCGAAAGCGAATACGCGGCCACCGCCTTTCGTTTATGGGGTTTTGCGCCAGACCAGGCTTTCACGCCGCCCGCACGCAACGTGATCATCCACCAGCGGACGCTGGAAGTGGATGCCCGCGACCCGCGCACCACCTGGCAACCCTCGCTCATCTCCACACTGCCTTACATGCTGCCAGGGCTGGAGTTCGGCTGGCAACCGCCGGGCGTAGAGCGCGCCACACGCAAGGCGTTACGTGAGCGGGCCAAACAGGTGTGGCTCACCCAACAAACGCGGTGGGAAAAAGAGAAAGTGCTTACCGCCAGGGCCGACTTCGCGCTTGGCCAGGCTCCGTGGCATGTTGACGACACGGTGTGGGGCAATGGTTACGCCTGGAACACACTGGGTGCCGACGGGAAATACTATCCGCGTCTGGCGCAGGTTTCCACCAAAGCGGTTTTCGCCCTTTGGGTGCTGTGGGACACCCCCTTTACCGATGCGCTAATGAATGTCAGCCGACGGATGAACGATGCACAGCGCGGCTGGTTTGAAGGTCGGGTAGAAGCCACAGGCGACTTTAACCGAACGATCACCCTGTCAACTAACGCCATGGTGCTGGAAAGCTTGTTTTATAAGGCACACGGCGGCCCACTATTCCGCAATGGATTAATCGATAACGGCAGCTATTTCTACCTGCAGGCGACTGATGTTTTCAGCGCGCCGGGACTCTGCTTACCCGGCGAGCGCCGGGTGGAGATGAAAAAATGAAATTTTACCGCGATCTTTTTGAAGCCAGTCTGGGCCGCGTGTTCCCGCAGGATGACAAAAAGCCCTTTT is a window of Enterobacter sp. R4-368 DNA encoding:
- a CDS encoding DUF3131 domain-containing protein; protein product: MLKTVSRKTLAALLGFLLVALALLALVKDGGAGWRWLSKGGWNTSARISALTPEERQWAQTAWRYFVNNTQPQTGLVNGSDKQPRATLWQMGDTLIALLAARELGLLKEEEFDHRLTQLLGTLNRLALTDTRTPGRLYATPNASLVDFSGQTQRNGWSARDMARLMLALRLVSEWAPQYQEYLDKIVLRWNFCPVIDPHGELWSSSIENGKPVIREELRLGESEYAATAFRLWGFAPDQAFTPPARNVIIHQRTLEVDARDPRTTWQPSLISTLPYMLPGLEFGWQPPGVERATRKALRERAKQVWLTQQTRWEKEKVLTARADFALGQAPWHVDDTVWGNGYAWNTLGADGKYYPRLAQVSTKAVFALWVLWDTPFTDALMNVSRRMNDAQRGWFEGRVEATGDFNRTITLSTNAMVLESLFYKAHGGPLFRNGLIDNGSYFYLQATDVFSAPGLCLPGERRVEMKK